The segment TAAGTCTGACCTAAACCAGGGTGCTTCTTCATCTGAGGGGAGATTCAAAGGATGGTTTGGCTCTGGTGACTCACAGAACAAGCCGAGGTGAGTCACAGTCATTTACAGGCTCATCTCTGGGCTTCACTTAATGAAGGCCTGTGTTCAGTTGGGTGCTCTGAATCCAGTGTTTGTTCTGCTTTCTGCTCATTTGAAAATAGAtatgatttaatttctttcattttacatgTATCATCATCTCTCATTATATTCTCCACAACTAGCACTTCAGCATTGCCATCTTTTTCACTGGTATGCTTCTCAAAGTTGCACCGTCACAGTTGTTTGGGAAAAAGGATGTGATGTCAATATAAGCTCACCCCACAAAGTAGCTGAGGATGCAGGTGGTGCTTGAATGGCTACAATGCatcagttattttttctttgcttgattaTTTTGCAAATgtgctttgctttttaaatttaatttatgtttccATAAGTCTGCCTTTATCTGCAGAATTTTTGAGACTGTAGTTAGTTGAGCAGTCCCACTTTGTTGTGGAATATcagctaatattttatttgtttaaaacgATGTTCCCCATCAGGTAACCCGGCACATCCTTAACTAAGAGGACTATTGTGCCCTATTTTCCTCCACAGGCTGCAAGTTTCTCCTAAGATAGAAAGCCGCTCAGATGTATCCCATCCTCTCCCTCCTTGCTCCCCTGCATCTCCTCAGTGCTCCCCTCCCTCTGCCTCCCCCTCTGGTCATGTCTCACCTGATGACTGCAGTCACATCAATGTCTTCACCCCTTCCTCCTCACCCTCTTCAGCCCCGCTCTCCCCTTCCAACCCTTTCCTCCCAAATATGCAGCGTAACCCCTTTTTCGAGGAGCTTGTAGCAGAAGAGTCTCAGAAGTCACGTCCTTTTGCACCGTGCTCCTCTTCTGGCTCATCTCCCTTTCATTACACCACCCTGCCCGCCCAGCCTTGTGCGCCCACCACCAATGCTGAAGTTACTGCCACAAATGTGGTTTCCATTAAACGGGAGCGCTACAGGCCAGTAGCTCGGCAGATATCACTCCCTACATTATCACCCAAGGCTGCTTCGCCTAACTCCCCTAACCATTCAGCCCCTTGCTCCACCTCTGAGAGTGCAGGAGAATGGGACTTGTTTGATGCCTTTGCCTCTAGCAGGCTCAACTCTCCTAAAAGTAGTCTTCCTCCAAAACAGCTGAAAACCAGCCCAATTTCATCTCATAAACGTAGTTATCCACCTATTAGTAGCGATGCCTCTAACTATGCACAAGAACTGCAAACATACACAGAAGAGCCTCCACCTTTGCCTCCAAGGAGACTTTTAAAGACTTCAGTGAATGAGATTTTCTCTGATGGTTGGTTACATCGAGGCCAAGAGCTAGCTGTCCATAAAGAAGCGTACCTTCTCTCCCAAACTGGTGTGGCTTCACTGCAGCGTGGCAGAGAGGGTGAATGGAAAAGAACCAGCATATCTCCAGACCCTCACACAAGCAACGAGACCTCTGAATCCCTCAGCGTCCACTCTCAGCCATGCAATAATGGTACTTCTTCTGGATTAATATCTGAAGAGAAGctcaaaaagtttaaatatgaaCCTCTGGAAGATCAGACTGATTGTTGGGGAGGAATGTTGTTTGAGCAAGACTTGTATGGCCGTGTGTGCAGAGGAAATTATGGACAACCCAAGGTAAACAGTCATCTTTTATCACTGAACGCCGATGAAACCACTGGAAAGGACACAATTGAGAACTCAGAATCTAAAAGATTATTTGATAATGAGCTATCAGTCAGTGAACTTTTCAGTATTTCGTCTACCACTCCTTCCAAGGTACTAGATATATCTTGCTCTCCAGTAGAGGAGGTAATTGGAACTGATCTATGCGAAACCTCCTGCCTCAACAATAACATATCTTTCTCATTAACATTAGGAGATCTGAACATGAATGTGAACAATTCAGACTTTAGTTTTATAGATTCTGACGGGTCTTCTCAATCAGAGGCAGCGGATACTATCAAAAACATCGACAATTTCGCTGAGCCTGTTCCACCAGATGATCCACAGGTGACTTTTTATCAGGCGGAAACCACACCTGAGGATGTTTTCACTTTAAAAGACACCTACATACCTGCAATGAACTCCTCTTTTGAAATTACCGCATCTTCTAATAAACGGCACAAAGTACCACTAGTCTGCCAGGACAACTACAAAGATTGTCAATGTGAACTCAGTAACGTTGCACCCCATGATGAAAGAATGACAAACAACCAAGACAAATGTGCACTGATGTCACAAAATTCAGCATCTGTTTCATCTGACGTTGAAACTGAATGTAGAGAAGAACAGAGACAAAGTGATGATGACTTTAGAAATGTAAAGGAGGTCTGTGATGATAATGGAAACCCACAAGAAAAGTTAGCCAAATCAAATCAGACCAAATCCTTTTCAGGGGTTGTCAGTGCTCGAATCAGACCAAGAGGAACTTCCCGACAGAACAGCAGTGACAGCCCAAACAGCCAGAGCAAAAACGACAGAGAGCTTGAGCAGTTTTTAGCTCTTGTTCAAAATATTTCAGAGGTCAGTGAAGGACCATTATCTTATCAACCCACAAAATCAGCTCTGTCTTCCTTAAAGATGTTAGATAAACAGACAAATATGCTGGAAAGTAGCTTTACTACTGACCAACCACAGCAAAATGAGTCTACCACGACATCAGGAATACCTTTAAAGAACAGCACGACATCACGTTTAGCAGAAAATCCTTCTGAGATCACTTTTAAAGACCTCCACGCAAAAGTTGCACCAAATTGCCGAACCCCTTCCAAGACAAAGATTGGGAAATCTTTGCAAGAACCCTGTTCTCCCTCCACCCATTATGTACTCTCCCTGTCAGCTGATCCTCCTATCTGTTACCCCCCAATATTTTCCCCAAGCATTGGGCCCAGTGCTGGAGCCAGTACTTCTCTGGCTGTGGCCCCCTACACCTCCTCCTACTCTACCACCTTCACCACTGACCATCCCCTGGTTGATGCACGGCACTCACTTTTGCCTGAGGAGACACAGCCTGCTAGCAACCTGCCCCATCAGGAGAGCAGGTGAGAGTCCTCACACTAGGACATGACTTGTACAGATGTGTACTATGAAATATGTAAATTggatttcttttattctgtctTGTTGCTGTGatgattttgttttctgctgaGCCTGCTTGTTTGATGTTgatcacatttattaattttaattctgCCTTGTTTCATCCAATATGATTGGATGACGGCTGCTGCATTGCTTCTGGCTTTGCTTCATATTTATGTTATTCATCTCAtgtttcagtttcttctttgcttttggacttttgttgtgttttttttatactttgcaCTGCTAAAACTTAGCTAGACTTGTTGCTGTTCTGGCTACCTGCCAGTGCAAGCTCAATATATGTCTATAGCAGGATACtgtatgaataaaatgaataatttcactAGGGTATGCCTTTTTCTAAAAGCACAAGACAGTCAGAAAGTAAGTGTTATTTTAGATTTGGATTCAAAGCTTCCTAAGAACGTGAGAAAGATTTCTAAGATTGGGAAGTGACTCTAATACATTTGATAGACACATATGAATAAGAAGCGTACAGTCAGGAGTACCACATGGGTTGCTTACTGAATGGCTAGAGGGGATCGGAATGATTTCTAGTGGGACTCCTGGGCTTAGTTCTTTTGAAAAATCTGGATGGTAAAACTTAACCGATTCATCAGCATTTTTTGTCATCAAACATACCCAGATTGAATTTAAAGgttttctatttattagcttTCCTTACATATAGAGAGCAGTTAAATTGGTTCATGTGCTTCACATGTTTAGCTTTTACAGGATGagtgtttattaaaatacatttctacCTCATCGATTGCAGGACGAATAATTCAGAAGCTATATGTTGTATAAGTTATTAGATCTGATTAACAATAAGTGTGTCTGTGTTGAAATGCTAGTGCTCACATCTTTGTTTTGCAGACCACATCCAGTGAAACCATTAACATCTAGTCAATCAGAGAAGAAAGAGGGTCGCTCTGTTCTTGAGAAGCTCAAATCTACCATCCACCCTGGACGCACCACCTATCAGGTTGCAGTGGAACCTGAGAAGATTCAGGTATGGTTAAATAGACCAATTGCACCAATAAATGGTCATTTACCTTTTAAACAATCTGTAATAAGTTCATATAAGCTCTCAGTTATATCCACAGCAGTTTAATTTATGATTTAGACTACATCAGGACCAATTCATCTCTTTACAAGCAGCTGTTCCTTGCTGCACTGAGCTTGCCTCTTTCACTGAGGAGAGTAATACTTATCTCATTACTCAAGTGTAACATAATTCTTTGGCCCAGATAAAAGCCTCCATCTCTAGACACCTTCGGTGTCACCTGAAAATGAACAGAAGTACGGAACTTCTTTATATATTCTTCCTATGCAATGATAGGACACCTACATACCTGCAATGAACTCCTCTTTTGAAATTACTGCATCTTGTAATAAATGGCACAAAGTACCATGAGTCTGCCAGGACAACTGCAAAGACTGTCAATGTGAACGCAATATTGTTGCACCCTATGATCAAAGAATGACAAACAACCAAGAGAATTGTGCACTGATGTCACAAAATTCAGCATCTGTTTCATCTGACATTGAAACTGAATGTagagaagaacagaaacaaagtgatgatgactttattttatttatttatttatttttaccctgTGGGGGTTTCTCTATTTTTTCAGTTGTAGCTGCAGTTTATTTGATGGTCTGGAAACTGAAGTGAGAGccaagaagagaaaaacatctcTTTTTGATAAAAAATGTCACCCCCTTGTCTTGTCAGTTATTCACAACATATTGTGTAATACACCATAATGCACCAGCTGTTCTGGTGCATTTTGCAATGATAAGATTCTGAGATCTGAAGAAATCTCTGTATGCAAGaaccaagacagaaacaacATTGAAAACACAACCTCTAGTGGCTGTCAGAGCAACTGCATGTACATAAAAATCAAATGGTGTAAAAGTTATTAAAAGAATATATTTAAGTTCTAATTATAATAGTTTCCTAATTCAAACCAGGTAGTTTTTATTCCTAATTCTGACTAAGTTTTTAATTGTCTCAACTCAACCGGGAAGGGACAAAAGAAAGTTAagtatattaattattttattattaaaattaaaatacccCAAAAAGTGTGGCTTTGTAAAAGAAAGACTTGAGAACGACATCTGCTTTGATGTGGAATCAGTATGGGTGACATTTCCTCCTGCCACCTCATTAGTCGTATATAAGGGTATAAAATGACCTGAATTATCGTTCTGATTGGAGGACTTTTTGCATTCATATAGGATATTTTTCAGTGAAggacttttttatttcagaaatacATCCTTAATTTGATTCAACACATATTGCAACAGTATGgccactgaaaacatttggtaCAGTaataactacaaaataaaacaaacgaGGCCTTGAACCATTGAAATCCTTTATCAGTCAACAGCATTTGTTACCTATTATGCCCAAATGTTCATGctattattaaacaaataagtGATGAACATGTTGcttgcatcaaattcaaaatgactgcatttgaaagtttttcattttcaacatttatatgttaatttttttattatttgtactGATTTCAAAATTAAGTTTTAGTGATTTACAAatcattacatttaattttacccaCAGTTTACGCAGCACTCTGGCCTTTCTGGAAACTGGGTTTAAGCACTAGCTGGCCAGATAATGTTGGAAGACAAACTGCATGACCATTGTTATTTTGCTGAATCATATTTTACCACctacagctaaaaaaaattacatatagTGATATGctctttgacatttttcatgttACTTACATCATGAAGAAGATTACTTTGTACCTTGTTTGGAGTTATATAAGAAAGTTATCACCTACTTCATGATTTAAGCTCAAAGTTGTGGCTACATGGATAGCTTAGCTTCCTCCAAAGGCAAAAACATCAGCCAGCCAACATTTGGCATTAACCTTATTCTATCCGCTTTCATTCCTACCAAGTTAACTTACAGTATACTTTCCAAATTATGAAACTACATTCATAGGTCAGTTTTCCATCTATGTAACACATGATAcctcttctgcttctttctcCTCTGCTGTAGGAGCCAGCAGTGGACAGAGCAGCCCAGTATCAGCACCTGACCAACATGGAGCTCatctctctgctgctgcagcaggagatGGACATGCAGAAGCAGCAGACGGCCTCTGAGCAGCAGGGGGCGCAGCTGGAGAAATGCGAAGCCGAGTTGAAAAAGGTTAAGTCACAAGTTCGAGACCTGGAGGACTACATTGATAATTTGTTACTGCGGATCATGGAGCAAACACCCACTCTGCTTCAAGTGCGCACCAGACACAAGTGACATCAGGGCTAGGGTGCAGTTTTGTGTATTGGAGATGATGTATAGCCTCTAGAATATAGTTAATAGCAGGAAGCTGTTTTTCCAGAGGCTCTTTTGGTCAAAGAAATGCTCCAAGGGTTCTGATCTCACAATCATCCAGGTCTTCTCACTGCTGATACTGCCCTGTTGATGTAGACACAATATTGCTCATCATGCATGCTGGTTACTAGCCTGGTttgacacaaacaaacaaacaaaaaacaaacaaacaaacaga is part of the Melanotaenia boesemani isolate fMelBoe1 chromosome 7, fMelBoe1.pri, whole genome shotgun sequence genome and harbors:
- the LOC121643013 gene encoding uncharacterized protein LOC121643013 encodes the protein MMSLIDLDDDQRWVPTHVNVTVLRARGLRTKGKHGSRYLYTIIQVGKEKYTTGLVEKAEVPVWNEECCFELLPGILEDGGRSAYPPGSGDLVLTVMHRVLIGLDVFLGQTIIPLDKIFQDGACPRDEWFKLNSKVGRKEKERGELQVTVQFTRNNMTASMFDLTMKDKPRSAFGKLKDRVTGRRRGDVESSSAIVPGRYAALSGSMGQPFGEEGGGVVDSRDVEITEEKRSKMKDFFKGRLRKSTDTRSCSSLASESSMSSMTSDNLGPPPSLDLLSDPPSSPIYTSKVRVDSHYGETDLAKKVLTSQHTTKILTHKRAFSDEASKITPAFPWSNVAVESVKGQTMTQSKSSLCINGNHVYDSEPSTPKSSGALPSKLVLLEKCSPLSRSLQNLTKRGEDKSYFAEGRRWSFDKLKKEEKEEEREAQALSAISQEAQTGGRVLETSVPIVSSAAESPEKGRKLRKTLFSTGRSDSLPAKSDLNQGASSSEGRFKGWFGSGDSQNKPRLQVSPKIESRSDVSHPLPPCSPASPQCSPPSASPSGHVSPDDCSHINVFTPSSSPSSAPLSPSNPFLPNMQRNPFFEELVAEESQKSRPFAPCSSSGSSPFHYTTLPAQPCAPTTNAEVTATNVVSIKRERYRPVARQISLPTLSPKAASPNSPNHSAPCSTSESAGEWDLFDAFASSRLNSPKSSLPPKQLKTSPISSHKRSYPPISSDASNYAQELQTYTEEPPPLPPRRLLKTSVNEIFSDGWLHRGQELAVHKEAYLLSQTGVASLQRGREGEWKRTSISPDPHTSNETSESLSVHSQPCNNGTSSGLISEEKLKKFKYEPLEDQTDCWGGMLFEQDLYGRVCRGNYGQPKVNSHLLSLNADETTGKDTIENSESKRLFDNELSVSELFSISSTTPSKVLDISCSPVEEVIGTDLCETSCLNNNISFSLTLGDLNMNVNNSDFSFIDSDGSSQSEAADTIKNIDNFAEPVPPDDPQVTFYQAETTPEDVFTLKDTYIPAMNSSFEITASSNKRHKVPLVCQDNYKDCQCELSNVAPHDERMTNNQDKCALMSQNSASVSSDVETECREEQRQSDDDFRNVKEVCDDNGNPQEKLAKSNQTKSFSGVVSARIRPRGTSRQNSSDSPNSQSKNDRELEQFLALVQNISEVSEGPLSYQPTKSALSSLKMLDKQTNMLESSFTTDQPQQNESTTTSGIPLKNSTTSRLAENPSEITFKDLHAKVAPNCRTPSKTKIGKSLQEPCSPSTHYVLSLSADPPICYPPIFSPSIGPSAGASTSLAVAPYTSSYSTTFTTDHPLVDARHSLLPEETQPASNLPHQESRPHPVKPLTSSQSEKKEGRSVLEKLKSTIHPGRTTYQVAVEPEKIQEPAVDRAAQYQHLTNMELISLLLQQEMDMQKQQTASEQQGAQLEKCEAELKKVKSQVRDLEDYIDNLLLRIMEQTPTLLQVRTRHK